The Desulfobulbus propionicus DSM 2032 DNA segment CAGGCCACGTTCGACCGATGATCCGTAATCCCCGCAACCTGCTGTGGCTGCTGCCGCTGCTGCTCCTTGTCACCAGTCCCGCCTGGAAGCCGCCGTTGAGCGCGTTCCTTGAACCCCGGGGCGGTTACAATCCCAAGCTGGCCCAGCCCGAGGAAGACACGCCGATCCAGAATTTCGTCATGGACCGGGTGGCGATCACCATGACCACGAACGGCATGGAAGAATGGCAGATCGACGCCGAGCGCGCCTTTACCGGCGAGCGCGACCATGAGATCAAGATGGAGGAGGTCAGCGCCATGTACATCGGTACCGAGAAGGAGCCGATCAATATCGAGAGCCGCCGGGGTGCCTACCTGATCAACGACCGCCACCTGATTCTCACCGAC contains these protein-coding regions:
- the lptC gene encoding LPS export ABC transporter periplasmic protein LptC; the protein is MIRNPRNLLWLLPLLLLVTSPAWKPPLSAFLEPRGGYNPKLAQPEEDTPIQNFVMDRVAITMTTNGMEEWQIDAERAFTGERDHEIKMEEVSAMYIGTEKEPINIESRRGAYLINDRHLILTDHVKVSKPTKNQVMLSERLEYDDATKMLVSPGKVTILAPKMRLDAGRMDYDFSTEGYDFGNRVKVNL